Within Methanobacterium formicicum DSM 3637, the genomic segment ACCGTGATTTCCGTGGTGAAACACCACTGGGAATACCCTTCTCTGCAATGGCGGGGCAGTGTTCTGGAGGTAAACAGGTGGAAGGATTCACAGGTCTTTCTCTGGAGTACATGCGCTCACCCAAGTTCCTACAGGCAGATGGGGGTTACGAGCGGATAGTGTGGTTACCTAAGGAGATCAAAGATTCTCTGGAAGATTACATACCCGAAGACATCCGGGATAAAATCCCTACTGAAGAGGATGGTTCTAACCTTAAGGAGATTCGCAGCTTCCTGGAAGAAAAAGGACATCCAATACTCCAAAGAATTAAAATCACTCCTGCAGAAGAAGAAATCGTCACAGAGGATGAAATTCCTGAAGAATGGGGTGAAGTGGAGGTGGAAGATGTGCCAATGGCTCCGGTTGCATATGCACCAGAATTAGCAATACCCTCATCATCTGGTGGGGTTAAGATAGTCTTCAAAAATGCCAAGATCTATGCTGAAAAAGTGATTATAAAAAAGAAATGAGGCAACTTGCTAAAAATAACTAAAATGACTCAGTTGGCTTAGAATAATTAAAATAGCAAAAATAGCACATCTAAGAATAATTGAACTGGCAAAAAAAATGGATCATCTGGTTTAAGTAAAATTGAACTGGCCAAATAATTCGAAAGGCTAGTTATCTGGCTAAAAATAATTTATTCAGATAAAAAATAGCCGGGTTATTGATTAAAATTAATAGTAAAGCGAATTATTTGAAATAAAGGATGAAAATTAAAGGAGCAATAAAGTGATCATCGCAGTAAGTGGTAAAGGTGGAACTGGGAAAACCCTGATATCATCTCTTCTCATAAAAAACCTGTCCAGCACCCAGAAGGATATCCTGGCAATTGATGCGGACCCTGACAGCAACTTACCCGAAGCATTAGGGGTGGATGTTCATAAAACTGTGGGAGACGTTCGGGAAGAATTAAAAGAAGACACTGCAAAGGGCAGAATACCTACCGGTATGAACAAGTGGGATATCCTGGACTACAAGATCATGGAGTCCATCATTGAAACTCCCAATTTTGATCTTCTGGTTATGGGGAGACCTGAAGGCAGTGGATGCTACTGTGCAGTTAATAACATGCTCCGAAGAATAATCGAGAACCTATCATCCAATTATGATATAATCATCATTGACACCGAGGCTGGACTGGAACACCTCAGCCGCAGAACCACCCAAAACGTGGATGTGATGCTGGTAGTCACTGATAAATCTAAAAGAGGAATGCTCACTGCACAAAGAATCGGACAACTGGCTGATGAACTGGATATCAACTTCAAAGAGTTATACTTGGTGGTAAACCGGGTGAACATTGAAAATGAAGATGAAATCATGGAAAAAGCTAGAGAAACCGGCTTGGAGATAGCAGGAGTAATCTATGAGGATGATGAGGTAACCCAGTACGATATCGAGGGAAGGCCCCTGGTGGAACTTGCCAGTGAATCTAATACTGTAAAGGCAGTATCCGGGATATTATCCCGTATTATAAGTTAAGTAAGGGCGTGGGTATATGGATAAAATGTCGCAACTTCTTAAACTACTGGAAAAAACTGACTATATAGAGATCAACGAATTTAGAATGGATTTTGAGGAACTGGAATTGCAGCTTATGCCTGCCATGCAACGAGTGGTGCAACAGGCAGTAACCCAAAAGGCCGCAGTTCAGGAAACCATTAAAACAATGGAAGCCATTGATTTTGTTCCTCCAATAAAAGATTACCCTGGCGAGGTTGCCCAGGTACAACTGGGAGCTGGAAGCAGAAAACCAGTATATTTAGGGGGTCAACAGGCTCTTTACCGTTTCGAAGAACCCCAACCTAATCCTCCGGTGGTAACATTTGATGTATTTGATATTCCCATGCCCGGGCTACCACGCCCTATAAGGGAACACTTCTCTGATGTTATGGAACACCCCGGGGACTGGGCTAAAAAAGCGGTTAATGACTTTGGGGCTAATGTGGTAACTATACACCTAATTGGAACTGGACCTAAGGTTATGGATAAAACACCAAGACAGGCTGCTGAGGACATAGAAGAAGTTCTGCAGGCTGTGGATGTTCCTCTGGTTATCGGAGGATCTGGAGATCCCCAGAAGGATCCGGTCGTTCTTGAAGCCGCTGCCATTGCTGCAGAAGATGAACGTTGTTTACTGGCTTCAGCCAACCTGGACCTGGATTATAAGAGAGTGGCCAAAGCAGCAGTAGACTACAACCATGCAGTCTTAAGCTGGGCCATCACCGACATAAACATGCAGAAAACCCTGAACAAGTATCTGATGAAAGAGGGGTTAACGCAAAAGGACATTGTCATGGACCCCACCACCTGTGCACTGGGTTACGGTATAGAATTCTCAATTGATGTCATCACCAGAACCAGACTGGCAGCACTTAAAGGAGACAAAGATCTGCAGATGCCAATGAGCTCTGGAACCACCAATGCATGGGGATCCAGGGAAGCCTGGATGAAAAACGATGCATGGGGCCCCACAGATTACCGGGGACCAATCTGGGAGATTTTCACCGGGTTAACCATGATGCTCTGCGGAGTGGACATCTTCATGATGCTGCACCCACAATCGGTGAAGATTTTAAGCGAAATAGGTTCTTCCTTTACCAAGGATTACCTTACAACTGATGTACCGGACATATCCAACTGGATAACGGAGTTGGAATAGGAGGTTATGAGTATGCAAGTCACTGCAATGGATATATACAGACTGCTTCCACAGACTAACTGTGAAGACTGTGATGAAGCCGCCTGTGGAGAGGCCTCCTGTATGGCCTTCGCCACCAAACTCTCAGAAAAAGAAGCACCACTAGAATTATGCACAGAACTGACTGAAGAAGGATTCGCCAAACTGGAAACCTTGCTGGCACCAGCAGTACGTGAGATAACCATAGGAACCGGTGATAAAACCATCACCATCGGTGGAGATGAGGTACTGTACCGTTACGAGTTAACTTATTACAACCCCACTTCCCTGGTTATTGACATATCAGATAACTTGACTGAAGCAGAATTCGCAGAACGGGTTAAAACCATAGAAGATACTGAGTTTGAAAGGATCGGTGAAATGCTCACCCTCGATGCTATTGCCCTAAGAAACGCATCAGGAGATGCTGGAAAATTCGCAGAAGCTGCTTTGAAACTGAAAACAGCTAAATTACCCATAATTCTATGTTCATTTGATCCCGCAGCTATGAAAGCAGCTCTGGAAAAAGTTGGTAATGAAAGACCACTGATATACGCGGTTAATGAAACCAACCTGGAAGAAATGGCTATACTGGCCCTGAAATATGACTGCCCCCTGGCCATATTCTCCCCCAATGACCTGGAGAAAATGAAACAGATGAGCAGAGCACTCCGGGAAAAAGGAATAAATGATATAGTTCTGGATCCTGGAACCTTTGTACAGGAAGGAATTGGGGACAGTCTGGATAACTTCGTCATGATCCGCAGACTGGCAGTGGAAGAACGGGATGAAGACTTCCGCTTCCCATTACTGGGCATACCCGCCCTCACCTGGTTATATGAAAAGGATGAAGTTCAGGGAGGTATCCGTGAGGCAACCATCGCTGCCACTCTCATGAACAAATATGCTGACGTGTTAATATTCCACGGAACCAACATCTGGGAATTAATACCAGTTCTCACTCTGAGACAGGGTATATACACAGACCCCAGAAAGCCCCAGGCAGTGGATCCCGGGCTCTATGAATTCGGAGAACTGGACAAAGACTCACCAGTACTCATGACCACCAACTTCGCCCTAACCTTCTACACTGTGGAAGGAGATATAAAAGGCAAAGCCAATGCTTATCTTCTGGTGCTGGACACTGAAGGTCGAGCTGTGGATGTTTCCCTAGCAGGGGGACAGTTAAATGCAGAAGCGGTAGCTGATCTCATTAAGGAAACTGGTATTGAAGATAAGGTGGATACCCGCACACTCATCATACCCGGATTATCCGCCCCTGTAAGTGGAGAAATAGAGGATGAAAGTGGATGGGAAGTTTTGGTTGGTCCACGAGACTCATCGGGAGTGCCAGATTTCTTGGATAAACTTAAAGAGAAAGCTTAGTTAAGTAATAAAGAATCTTAAGATATTTAAAAAAAAGGATATTAAAAAAATTTTATCTTAAGATTCTATTTTTTAAATCTTGAGATTTTGTGAAATGGAAAAGTGATAACATGAAGACCCTGATGGTAATTGATCCACACCGTTGCAGTGAATGCCAGGATTGCATCAATGCATGTAAAAAAACTCATGGAGTGGCCAGAACCAAAAAAACCAGCACAGTACCAGTATTCTGTCTGCAATGTCACCCAGATAAAGCTCCCTGCGCCCGAATATGTCCCACCGGTGCCATCCGGGAAGAAGATGGAACTTTAATGGTGGATGAGGAATCCTGTATAATGTGCCGTTTGTGCATGATAGCCTGTCCAGTGGGTATGCTGGTTATAGATGATGAGAAAAAGGCAGTGCAGAAATGCACCCTGTGTCTGGATGCAGAAGACCAAATATTACCTGCCTGTGTAGAGGCCTGCAAGGATAACGTTCTGAAGATTTTCTCTGTAGAAGATCTGGAGGAACTCAAAAAAGACCTTTCATACACAGAAGTACTTAACGAAGCCATGAAAGCTTACCAGGATAAGATCTAGGGCATGATGAGTTCAAATAAAATTAACTAAAACTCATTTTTTCCTAATTTTTTACTAAAATACATCCATGAATAATAAGTTATTCTCGAAGATAGACATTTTATTAGTTATTCTATGAATAATTCACAGGATTGAGTTATTTTTGAAGATAGGATATTTTAATTAGTTATTCTGTGAATAATTCACATAATAATGATTATTCTGGAATATAATGTACGGTAATTGGTTATTGTGGAAAGTCACAGGGCACCGGTTTTTTTACAGGATATAGTTTTTTTTGAAAATGGTGCTTAAAATTAGTTATTCTGGAATCTCAAATAATTTTAGGAAGATTAAGGTCTTATTACACGTTGGCCTTTGATTTTCACACCTTCTTTTTTTAACAGTTCTCTTTTCATTTCCACCCCTCCACCATAGTTACCCAGATTCAGATCAGATCTAACCACCCTATGGCAGGGTATAACCAATGGAAAAGGATTTCTGGCCATTGCACTTCCCACAGCCCTCCAGGCACGACTTTCCATGGACTCTGCAACTTCTTTGTATGTTTTAACTTCTCCCCGTGGAATTTTAAAAACCAGGTGCAGAGCTTTAAGATCAAAATCATTGGAAACCGGCCCAGTTTGTTTTCCTGATTTTTTAGTGGATAAATCCAGCATATCCATTTCAAATTCGTTTTTTTGCCCTTGGTAAATTTTGATTATGTTTCTTACCACTTCATTGTATTTTTCAGTTAATTCAAAGTGAGTAAATTCATGGGAAATCTGTTCATCCAGTAGTTCTCTACCCGATTGCGGTAGGAAAATCCTTACTATCTTTTCAGTTTCAGGGGAAACACCTACTGCAAAGAATAGATCATCTGCCCTGCAAATTGATATCATGATCTTTTTTGGATTGGAATTAATAATGTTTTTCTTTCCCATATTCATCCCCCTTTTTATTCATATCTTAAGTTCCTAATTTATCCCATCTTTCTTTCCATTTTTAGGTGTTATATGTTTTTCATTTTGTATTCAAACCTGGATCAGATTACCTTAAACACTGCATCAATTAGTTTATTGGAATTTGAGATAACATCAGCATTTCCAAGCCATTCAGGGATTTCATAAACAAAAACTGGAGTTCCAGTGGCTGCTATTGGGTTGTCAACGGTGTTGATAGATGATTGTTCTGGTTTTGCATCATTGTTCCGTTTGTAATAATTAAAACTTGGTAAAATCTTGTGGACAGATTCGCCTAAAGCAACTGATTTTGCATCCATGGTGGGAGTAGCAATATAATAACCATTACCATAACCTTGCTTATGGTTGTGAACTATTATCACCAAACTGTAATCTGATTTTTTAATATCCGGAATCACATACTGGGCAACCAGGCTTTCACCATTCTTACGGCCAATGGTGAAATCTTCAGGATTATTAGTGACGTTTATCTGATAATTCACAATTTTAACATCGTGAGTGAGTGCATATGCATTGAGAACGCCGGGTAAAACTTCTTTAGCTGATATTTCTCGGGGATGCATTCCAGTAACTACTGCTATGGTCTTTTTATTAGGATTAGATGTAATATTAGAAGTTATAACATGTTTGATTACCACACCTTTAGAGTCTGTGCCCAGTACGGTGGGAGATGCCGCGGAGAGTCCACCGAAATTGGGCATGATTAAAGCCACGTATGTGCAGGCAATTAACACCAGAATAATTAGAACAAATAATACAGAATAACTTCTTTTACTTTTAGGTCTGGTTTCAAAATCCAGATGTTCGGTGTGAATTAATTTTCCTCCGCACCGGCATCTATCAAAGTCTTCGGGAGACTCATCATCTTCCAGCTCGTAATAACCACCACATTTCTGGCAAATCAAATAAGACATGATAATAAATAATGACATAAGTTTAATTTATGCTTTTTCATGCTTTCTTTGTTTATGTATTGTTTAGTATGGGGTAGATAAGGTTTAGATGTGCAAATTTGAAGTTAGATAGAATTTATTTTTTATTTAATATGATTATACTGGCAACCGTAAATTCATTTCTTACAAACTGAATTAATAAGCATTTAACCGCTGCAGAATATATGTTAAAAAGCTGAATATATAAAAAAAATGATATGGCTAAAAAAAGTATCAATAGATATTTTTCCTAAACTCATTTCTCTAATCTTAAACCTATTCCTCTAATCTTAAACCTATTCCTCTAATCTCAAACCTATTTTCTCTAAATAGTTGAAGAATCTAAAAAATAAATTTAATTCCCTTTTAAGTGTCAATCTCTATGTTAGTTGTATTAGTGTCATTAGCCATATATGTAGAAACTATCCACCATAATTTCTATGTCTTCACTTGCATCCTGGAAGGCAACTGGATCTCCTACAAACCAAAGGTAATAGAGTAAACTATCCTTTTTAAATGACACGATTAAGATGCTAGTGGGGCTTAGCTCGTGATTTTCACCATAAATTTCGTAGACTTCCATACCATACTTTTCAAAATCCCTTTCATCAATTACTTCACTACCCTGAATTCGGAACACATCTTTGAGCATTTCAGCAAATTCCTGTGATGATATTTCAGCCACGTCTGTATTTCTGTTAAGGGATAGGGTTATGGAATTGTTAGCGTATAAACCACGGAGCACTTTCTTGGCATCAGAAGTCTCGACCATTTCCCAGTGCTCAGAATAATCCAAAGACACCTCTCCATTATCATAATTTAAGATACGAATTTCTTTCCGCGGTTTAAGGATTTTTTGGATAGAAACATCAGCTTTGTCCCTTACATATTTATATTCATCTTTTTGAGCGTTTTTAAGGGCTTCAAATGCCTCTTCATCTCCAATTCTTCCCAGAGCTTCGGCAGCTTTACCCCTAACATGGCGGTTTTTGTCGGTTGTTCTTCCCACAAGAAGATTGATCAGTGCATGTAGGGCATCTTCGCCCCCTATTTTACCTAAAACCTCGGCTGCTTTTGCTCTCATTCTCCAGTTTTTGTTTTTAAGAGTTTTTACGAGTGGAGGCACTGCGCTTTCACCCAGCTTTCCCAGTGCCAGCATTGCCTTCCACCTTACATCTGCATCCTCATCATCCATTGCTTCCAAGAGAATAGGAATAGCCTGTTTATCCTGCATTTTTCCTAATGATACTGCAGCGTATTTACGCACATGCCAATCGTTATCTTCCAGGGCTTTAATAAGGTAAGGCACGGCACGATGATCACCAATTCTTCCCAGAGCATTGGCAGAAGTTCTTCGAACACTCCAGTTCTTATCTTCCAGGGCAGTGATTAATGCATCCACAGCTCCTTCATTACCCAGTTCTCCCAGAGCCCATGCTGATTTTAACCTAACTTCTTCGTCAGGATCATTTTCCATAGAATCAATCAGAGCAGGAATAGCCCTAATATCTCCAATTCTTCCCAGAGCTTCTGCAGAATTTTCCCTAACTGAACTGAGGATAACGTAGTCCAAGTGCCAGCTCTTGTAACGTAAAGCTTCTATAAGGGCAGGAACTGCTGTTTCATCCCCTACTTTCTTTAAAGCACGAGCTGCTTCTTTCCTGGTAAGGTAGTCATGATCTTTAAGGGCTCTTATCAAACCCTCAACATCTTGTTCTTCTTCCAGTTGGGCTACATTCACATCAGAATCCATAGCACTCTCCGCGAAATAAATAACATCATAATTCTATTGGCTGTGATGGAAGTTATAATTATACTATAGTATGTCCTTTAAAAGTTTTAAAAATTGGGGGTAGTCACGTACAAAACCCAGCACCGCCATTTTGGAGATGGATTCCAGGTCCTGTTCTATAAGGAATTCTGCCACAATATTCATTTCCTTATCAGTCAACTGATCCATTATTTTACGATACTTGAGGGATTGTTTTAGATCTTTTCCCACTTCTTTTTGCCAGAGTTTTTCATATTTTTTCAGAAAATTTCCAGAAGTGTTTTCTTTTTCAATGGCCTCTGCTGCCACTTCACCTGCTATACGGGC encodes:
- the acsC gene encoding acetyl-CoA decarbonylase/synthase complex subunit gamma; protein product: MQVTAMDIYRLLPQTNCEDCDEAACGEASCMAFATKLSEKEAPLELCTELTEEGFAKLETLLAPAVREITIGTGDKTITIGGDEVLYRYELTYYNPTSLVIDISDNLTEAEFAERVKTIEDTEFERIGEMLTLDAIALRNASGDAGKFAEAALKLKTAKLPIILCSFDPAAMKAALEKVGNERPLIYAVNETNLEEMAILALKYDCPLAIFSPNDLEKMKQMSRALREKGINDIVLDPGTFVQEGIGDSLDNFVMIRRLAVEERDEDFRFPLLGIPALTWLYEKDEVQGGIREATIAATLMNKYADVLIFHGTNIWELIPVLTLRQGIYTDPRKPQAVDPGLYEFGELDKDSPVLMTTNFALTFYTVEGDIKGKANAYLLVLDTEGRAVDVSLAGGQLNAEAVADLIKETGIEDKVDTRTLIIPGLSAPVSGEIEDESGWEVLVGPRDSSGVPDFLDKLKEKA
- a CDS encoding 4Fe-4S dicluster domain-containing protein: MKTLMVIDPHRCSECQDCINACKKTHGVARTKKTSTVPVFCLQCHPDKAPCARICPTGAIREEDGTLMVDEESCIMCRLCMIACPVGMLVIDDEKKAVQKCTLCLDAEDQILPACVEACKDNVLKIFSVEDLEELKKDLSYTEVLNEAMKAYQDKI
- a CDS encoding methylated-DNA--[protein]-cysteine S-methyltransferase, whose product is MGKKNIINSNPKKIMISICRADDLFFAVGVSPETEKIVRIFLPQSGRELLDEQISHEFTHFELTEKYNEVVRNIIKIYQGQKNEFEMDMLDLSTKKSGKQTGPVSNDFDLKALHLVFKIPRGEVKTYKEVAESMESRAWRAVGSAMARNPFPLVIPCHRVVRSDLNLGNYGGGVEMKRELLKKEGVKIKGQRVIRP
- a CDS encoding AAA family ATPase gives rise to the protein MIIAVSGKGGTGKTLISSLLIKNLSSTQKDILAIDADPDSNLPEALGVDVHKTVGDVREELKEDTAKGRIPTGMNKWDILDYKIMESIIETPNFDLLVMGRPEGSGCYCAVNNMLRRIIENLSSNYDIIIIDTEAGLEHLSRRTTQNVDVMLVVTDKSKRGMLTAQRIGQLADELDINFKELYLVVNRVNIENEDEIMEKARETGLEIAGVIYEDDEVTQYDIEGRPLVELASESNTVKAVSGILSRIIS
- a CDS encoding HEAT repeat domain-containing protein, with product MDSDVNVAQLEEEQDVEGLIRALKDHDYLTRKEAARALKKVGDETAVPALIEALRYKSWHLDYVILSSVRENSAEALGRIGDIRAIPALIDSMENDPDEEVRLKSAWALGELGNEGAVDALITALEDKNWSVRRTSANALGRIGDHRAVPYLIKALEDNDWHVRKYAAVSLGKMQDKQAIPILLEAMDDEDADVRWKAMLALGKLGESAVPPLVKTLKNKNWRMRAKAAEVLGKIGGEDALHALINLLVGRTTDKNRHVRGKAAEALGRIGDEEAFEALKNAQKDEYKYVRDKADVSIQKILKPRKEIRILNYDNGEVSLDYSEHWEMVETSDAKKVLRGLYANNSITLSLNRNTDVAEISSQEFAEMLKDVFRIQGSEVIDERDFEKYGMEVYEIYGENHELSPTSILIVSFKKDSLLYYLWFVGDPVAFQDASEDIEIMVDSFYIYG
- the cdhD gene encoding CO dehydrogenase/acetyl-CoA synthase subunit delta, translated to MDKMSQLLKLLEKTDYIEINEFRMDFEELELQLMPAMQRVVQQAVTQKAAVQETIKTMEAIDFVPPIKDYPGEVAQVQLGAGSRKPVYLGGQQALYRFEEPQPNPPVVTFDVFDIPMPGLPRPIREHFSDVMEHPGDWAKKAVNDFGANVVTIHLIGTGPKVMDKTPRQAAEDIEEVLQAVDVPLVIGGSGDPQKDPVVLEAAAIAAEDERCLLASANLDLDYKRVAKAAVDYNHAVLSWAITDINMQKTLNKYLMKEGLTQKDIVMDPTTCALGYGIEFSIDVITRTRLAALKGDKDLQMPMSSGTTNAWGSREAWMKNDAWGPTDYRGPIWEIFTGLTMMLCGVDIFMMLHPQSVKILSEIGSSFTKDYLTTDVPDISNWITELE